In a genomic window of Pedosphaera parvula Ellin514:
- a CDS encoding PhoH family protein has translation MAAETLHFENARLAQQLFNNDPHNLQHLEQELGVKATSREGWIKLEGPAEGIERAKQLFLLLEGHLKAGSSVRNRDFAHSLGVVKNEGASALKDIMSERIQTSNKKPSVTPKTLGQKKYVDAIRHHDVTFGLGPAGTGKTYLAMAMAVSALKEEKISRIILTRPAVEAGEALGFLPGDLYEKITPYLRPLYDALHDMLPAEDIQKYMERNVIEIAPLAYMRGRTLNNAFIVLDEAQNTTPEQMFMFLTRLGLNSKAVITGDETQIDLPHHKQSGLVEAHRALGNIEGIALVEFTRKDVVRHPLVQRIIAAYEELRGKPK, from the coding sequence ATGGCTGCTGAAACGTTGCACTTCGAAAACGCCCGTCTGGCCCAGCAATTATTTAATAACGATCCTCATAACCTCCAGCATCTTGAACAGGAACTGGGGGTCAAGGCCACCTCGCGTGAAGGTTGGATCAAGTTGGAAGGTCCTGCCGAAGGCATCGAGCGCGCCAAGCAATTGTTCCTGCTGCTGGAAGGCCACCTCAAGGCCGGTTCTTCCGTGCGCAACCGCGACTTTGCCCATTCCCTGGGCGTGGTGAAAAATGAAGGTGCCTCCGCGCTCAAGGATATCATGTCTGAGCGCATCCAGACCTCTAATAAAAAGCCCAGCGTAACTCCCAAAACCCTTGGTCAGAAAAAGTATGTCGATGCCATTCGCCACCACGACGTCACCTTCGGACTCGGCCCTGCCGGCACTGGCAAGACTTATCTCGCCATGGCCATGGCTGTATCAGCGCTGAAGGAGGAGAAGATTTCCCGCATCATCCTGACTCGCCCCGCAGTCGAGGCCGGTGAGGCGCTCGGATTTTTGCCGGGTGATCTTTACGAGAAAATCACTCCCTACCTGCGCCCGCTTTATGATGCCCTCCATGATATGCTTCCAGCGGAGGACATTCAGAAATACATGGAGCGGAATGTAATCGAAATTGCTCCGTTGGCTTACATGCGCGGTCGCACTCTCAATAATGCCTTCATTGTCCTGGACGAGGCGCAAAATACCACACCTGAGCAAATGTTCATGTTCCTGACCCGCCTCGGTCTTAACTCGAAAGCCGTGATTACCGGCGACGAAACCCAGATCGACCTCCCTCATCATAAGCAGTCTGGACTGGTGGAAGCTCACCGTGCGCTAGGAAACATAGAAGGCATCGCCCTCGTCGAATTCACCCGCAAAGACGTCGTGCGACATCCTCTCGTCCAACGCATCATCGCCGCCTACGAGGAGCTGCGAGGCAAACCGAAATGA
- a CDS encoding response regulator, producing MTAKKILIVEDDQLVANIYRNKLSVEHFQVEIALDGHHGFELIKSFRPDVVILDLMLPKVTGIDLLKKVRAQQDLKHLPVIVFSNTYLSNMVQEAWKAGATKCLSKSNCTPMQLVELVRNLISAETADATTLAKDSTATQNKPKSSETDIVFLNDLRTSLLSSLPAILNSMRSALQELARCSDEAGRVKALQALYRQVHSLAGNAGICGLQQISQMSNALEALLKELSEKSKGINSSTLRTVAMAVDFLGVLFGHAQASDPTEPLEPSQSNILVVDDEAISRRAVSFSLEKAGLHAVAVEDPQTALQMAGAKPFDLIFLDVDMPGMNGFELCSKMRALPNHKKTPIIFVTGLSDFESRANSTLSGGNDLIAKPFLFMELTVKSLIYLLRSRSTTVKQPPGSAH from the coding sequence ATGACAGCAAAAAAAATCCTGATCGTCGAAGATGATCAACTAGTCGCAAACATTTACCGCAACAAACTAAGTGTGGAACATTTCCAGGTTGAGATCGCCCTGGATGGGCACCATGGTTTTGAACTCATCAAAAGCTTTCGTCCGGACGTGGTCATTCTGGATCTGATGTTGCCCAAGGTCACTGGCATTGACCTGTTGAAGAAAGTTCGCGCCCAACAAGACCTGAAACATCTCCCGGTAATTGTGTTCTCCAATACCTATCTGAGCAACATGGTTCAGGAGGCGTGGAAGGCGGGTGCAACCAAGTGTCTTTCGAAATCAAACTGCACCCCCATGCAGCTCGTGGAATTGGTACGCAATCTTATCTCTGCTGAAACTGCCGATGCTACAACCCTGGCAAAAGATTCCACTGCAACTCAAAACAAGCCTAAATCTTCAGAAACCGATATCGTATTTCTGAACGACTTACGCACCTCGCTGCTTTCCAGCTTGCCGGCAATTCTGAACTCCATGCGCTCTGCCTTGCAGGAGTTGGCAAGATGCTCAGACGAGGCCGGCCGGGTTAAAGCGTTGCAGGCCCTTTATCGCCAGGTCCATTCCCTGGCGGGAAACGCGGGCATCTGCGGGCTGCAACAAATCTCTCAAATGTCCAACGCCTTGGAGGCTCTGCTAAAGGAACTCTCCGAAAAATCCAAAGGCATCAACTCCTCCACCCTCCGTACGGTGGCCATGGCTGTGGATTTTTTAGGGGTGCTTTTTGGACATGCCCAGGCATCAGATCCCACTGAACCTCTTGAACCTTCTCAAAGCAACATTTTAGTGGTGGATGATGAGGCCATCTCGCGTCGTGCCGTAAGCTTTTCCCTGGAGAAAGCCGGTTTGCATGCCGTCGCCGTGGAAGATCCCCAAACGGCCTTGCAAATGGCTGGAGCGAAGCCCTTCGATCTGATCTTCCTGGATGTCGACATGCCGGGCATGAATGGATTCGAACTTTGTTCCAAAATGCGTGCGCTTCCCAACCATAAAAAGACGCCCATTATTTTCGTTACCGGCTTGTCCGATTTCGAAAGTCGGGCGAACTCCACTCTCAGCGGTGGAAATGATTTGATCGCCAAGCCATTCCTGTTCATGGAACTGACAGTTAAGTCCTTGATTTACCTGCTTCGATCCCGCTCAACAACGGTCAAACAACCTCCCGGGTCTGCTCATTAA
- the ybeY gene encoding rRNA maturation RNase YbeY produces MSGRLLLLNRQHTRLIDRRWLRWATKELISDLLHFEDFDVTIHLVGEREMTRINEKHLQHAGSTDVITFDYSDSPGSEPLIGELFICVDEALVQAIRFKTTWQSETMRYIVHGLLHLKGYDDLETTARRKMKREENKLLKELRVRFRLSKIEGKSKLRA; encoded by the coding sequence ATGAGCGGACGACTTCTCCTGCTAAACCGCCAGCACACCCGTCTTATCGACCGGCGCTGGCTACGCTGGGCCACCAAGGAACTCATTTCCGACCTGCTACATTTCGAAGATTTCGATGTCACGATTCACCTCGTGGGCGAGCGGGAAATGACTCGCATAAACGAAAAGCATCTGCAACACGCCGGCTCAACCGATGTAATCACATTCGACTATTCAGATTCTCCCGGTTCAGAGCCTCTCATTGGAGAGTTGTTCATATGCGTGGATGAAGCCCTCGTTCAAGCGATCCGGTTCAAAACGACCTGGCAATCGGAGACCATGCGCTACATCGTTCATGGCCTGCTTCACTTGAAGGGCTATGATGACCTTGAAACCACCGCCCGGCGTAAAATGAAGCGTGAAGAAAACAAGTTGCTCAAGGAACTTCGAGTCCGCTTTCGCTTGAGCAAAATTGAGGGCAAATCTAAACTAAGAGCGTGA
- a CDS encoding HIT family protein: MEPLHAPWRIQYILAPKPARLDGSIFTAIAQSSDDEANYVIARERSCFALLNTYPYTGGHLMVVPYKQVPDFHGLTDEEMIDMMKLVRRCQDALTQVMKPQGFNIGINLGQVAGAGIQEHLHIHIVPRWAGDTNFMPVIANTTVLPEALKDLAAKLRPALAH, encoded by the coding sequence ATGGAACCTTTGCACGCTCCGTGGCGCATCCAATACATTTTGGCTCCCAAGCCGGCTCGCTTGGATGGATCCATCTTTACCGCCATCGCCCAATCAAGTGATGACGAAGCAAACTACGTCATCGCTCGGGAACGTTCCTGTTTTGCCCTCCTGAACACCTATCCTTATACTGGCGGGCATCTAATGGTGGTTCCTTACAAGCAGGTGCCCGACTTTCACGGGCTGACGGATGAGGAAATGATCGATATGATGAAACTGGTCCGCCGCTGCCAGGATGCTCTGACTCAGGTGATGAAGCCTCAAGGCTTTAACATCGGCATTAATCTTGGCCAGGTTGCTGGCGCAGGCATTCAGGAGCATCTTCACATTCATATTGTGCCTCGCTGGGCGGGGGATACTAATTTCATGCCGGTAATTGCAAACACCACGGTTTTGCCTGAAGCTTTAAAGGACCTGGCGGCAAAGCTACGGCCCGCACTGGCTCATTAA